From the Polyangiaceae bacterium genome, the window TGGCATCGGCGTTCTTCCGCTCGTCCTCGGAGTCCTGCTCGCTGCGAACGAGCGCCGTGAGGACCGCACAGATGGCGACCATCGCGATTGCACCCGCGATGGTCACGGTGCCGATCAGGCCGGAGTTTGGCTTGTCGTCTTCAGTTGCCATGGGAAGCGTCTCAGAAGTTCTCGAACGCCAGCGACTTGGCCAGTCGTGGGTCCTTGGTTGGGCGCAGGTTCATGCCAGAGGCAACCCGAGCGGCGTTTGCGATGAGGACACCTGCCACACCGATCACAGCGAGCAAGTCCATCGGGCTGAGCGGTGCTTTCTGCCCGTCGTAGGAGGGCATGATCAGCCAGTACAGGTCGATGTAGTGAACCACGAGGATGTAGATGGCCCAGAAAGCCAGCGCCTTGCGATTACGCTTCACGTGACGTGACACGAGACCGAAGAACGGAATCACGAAGTGGCCCACGAGCTGAACGATGCTCACCCACTGCCAACCCTCGACGAAGCGGGGCTTGAACCACACCGTTTCCTCGGGGATGTCCGCGTACCAGATCAGCATGAACTGGCTGAACGCGATGTACGCCCAGAACACGATGAAGGCGAACATCATCTTACCGATGTCGTGGAAGTGGTGAACGCTCACGCTCTTCGTCAGGCGACCGGTGCCTTGCAGCCAGAGCAGGCTGAGTGCGAGCACGCAGTGGAAGCTCAGCTGACAACCGGCGAAGACGTAGACGCCAAACATGGTGCTGAACCACTCCGGCTCGAGGCTCATGATCATGTCGATCGCGCCGAACGTCGTCGTGAGCGCGAACAGGAGCATTCCTGGGGCGCTCAGGGCGAAGCTCTTGCGGGTGAGCGCGGGGTCACCCGATGCGTCCTGGGCCACGCTGTTCTTCGCCAGCGTAGTCCCTAGACCGATCCACACCGCGAAGTAGAACACCCAGCGGATCAGGAAGAACGTCTTGTTCAGGTAGCCTTCCTTG encodes:
- a CDS encoding quinol:cytochrome C oxidoreductase is translated as MASKKAKPRKTVSKTEPEETSSKSEAPKSEPVATEEDDDEDDDDEDDDETEDSASEPPVAPKKEAPKAAEKPAPKKEEAKVAATKPATKSVEKSDGGHGGGGGGKDGGDHGPAGENIRLGDLSGTLLKVGGGMAVVGLGGAAALGASAGDGFAHFFHSYLVAFWWGLTITLGSLFFILVQHLTKARWSPVVRRVAEIFVSNMPALAVLSLVVIVPVMLGNTALYSWNDPHHVAGSHLLQHKEGYLNKTFFLIRWVFYFAVWIGLGTTLAKNSVAQDASGDPALTRKSFALSAPGMLLFALTTTFGAIDMIMSLEPEWFSTMFGVYVFAGCQLSFHCVLALSLLWLQGTGRLTKSVSVHHFHDIGKMMFAFIVFWAYIAFSQFMLIWYADIPEETVWFKPRFVEGWQWVSIVQLVGHFVIPFFGLVSRHVKRNRKALAFWAIYILVVHYIDLYWLIMPSYDGQKAPLSPMDLLAVIGVAGVLIANAARVASGMNLRPTKDPRLAKSLAFENF